A stretch of DNA from Hippopotamus amphibius kiboko isolate mHipAmp2 chromosome 5, mHipAmp2.hap2, whole genome shotgun sequence:
cagtgctcttgcaagagggagtgagcgcacatcctccacctccgccatcttgattcttctctaccgagactgtcttttcattgtatattcttgcctcctttgtcgaagggTAATTGATGGTAGGTATGTGagtttttttctgggctctctattctgttgcattgatccatatgtctgtttttgtgccactgccatgctgttttaattactttagctttgtagtattgtctgaagtctggcaGGGTTTTGTCTCCAGCTTTGAAGAGCAAGAATATTAATTCTTGGCTTTTTCTCACCAGGGCCCAGCAGTGTCAGCTGGCCTGGGTTCAGTGTTGTTGACCAGGAAGTGTGTGGTGGATGAGAATCTGGCTACCTCCCACCCACTGGCCATCTCCCTCTTGAGCTCCAGGCCCTTCTGTTCTGAAGATCTCAGGCCACAAAGCTGAGGGCTCATATTCAGTttcttgttgttgctgttgttgaatTCACACATGACCAGTGCTAACAAGTACACCATCTTCCCTTGGCAAAGACACGTGCCCTGTTTCATACTCTTCCTCATCATACTCTGCCCTGAGATTCTGGTTCAGCAGTGGAGCCTGGGGAGAACATGACTGGTTGCCCCGAGCACACCTGCACCTGTTCTCCCGGGAAGTCACAGAACCCTCGTGGCAGGTTATTTGGCCACCATGTCCCCACACATCATCCCTCGGTGTGTGAGCCCAGGATGGCCCAGAGGCTCCGCCCTGGCGCCGCCCTTCAGGCCCAGGACATGCAAGCCACCGTCTGCCTCCCTCATCTGACCCTGATCCTGACCAGATCCGGCCTAGGCAGCGTTCTATACAGAGTGTGGAGGAAACGCAGTAAAACCACCCATTCAGAAAAGGAGTAGAGAAAGCACTCTGGGTTGCTGGCCTGAGTGTATATGTGAGATATATGGCCTGGAGGGCGGCGAGGCTGAGGGCTGGGTCCCAGCATCAGAGTGGTGACCAGCACCTGTGCCGGGGACTGAGCTTCTTGGTTAGGATGTCTGGCAGCCCAGGTTCTGCCTTTTGGGAAAACTTCTGTCTGTCGGGGTTGTGACACTGGGCATTGGGTGCTTTGGGATGAGGCTTTTCCGTTCGGGGTGGCCTGTGCATTCTAGAATGTTGAGCAGCCTTCCTGGCTTCTCCCCCCAGGTGCCAAGAGCACTCCCTCCCCACTGTGATGCCAAAAGCATATTCAGACATGGCCACACGTGCCTGCTCTACTGCCAACCACTTTCCTTTGTGTTCCAAGCCATGTGGCTGAACCAGGGAGTCACCATAGCCTGGGGGTCTGTGTCCTGCATGCCTGAGACCAGGCAGACTGAGGGTAGAGGCTTGGTTCTGACATCACAGGGGAGGCTCTGATTAGCTTTCCCCCAGTCCCTTGTGTGTTCCTGTCACCACAGGTGCTAGAAGTAGGGGAGGAAAGCTGGGCAAGAGGAGGACCAGCAGGATGATGGGTGCCTGCTGCCCACTGGCATCTCACCATTCCCTGTGTTCATGCGGCTTTCCTGTGTTGTCTGCGTGCTGTTAGCAGAGCCCTCTTCTGTCTTAAGCTGTGCATCTCTGCCCCTTTTTTCCAGCATTCCCAGCACGGGCATCAAGTGGCGGCCGGGCTTCCAGCTATGCTGCCTCAGCAGCTGAGCAAGGGGCTCAGAGTGCAGGGCTGATGCCACTGCAGGCAGCCCTGGATGAAGGGGGTTGCCATGGAGAGGCTGTGCCAGGACTGTTCCAGGGGCCTCCCCAGGCACGGCAGTTTCCAGACCCTTGTGGGAATGAGAAAGCTGGACAGAGGCCCAGAGGTTCCCCTCGGGGACTGGTTATTTATGAGGAAACTGGAGAGCAGAATGGCCATACGAACAATGTGTCTGGGTCAGTGGTCACCCTGAATGCAGCCTCTGCGACCAGTGGGAGAGGCCACTGGAAAGGACGGCTTTATCCATGCAGCACCTGTGACAGGAGCTTCAAATGCTATTCGGACGTGGTGAAACACCAGAGCATCCACTCTGGGGAGAAGCCCTATGAGTGCAGTgactgtgggaaagccttcattcACAGCTCCCATGTCGTCAGGCACCAGCGCATTCACAATGGGGAGAAGCCTTACGTGTGTAAggagtgtgggaaagccttcagccaGAGCTTCAACCTCATTAGACACCAGAGAATCCACACAGGGGAGAAGCCTTACGAGTGCACCGAGTGTGGCAAGTCCTTCAGTCAGAGGTCAGATGCTGTCAAGcaccagagaattcacactggGGAGCGGCTGTACGAGTGTAGCGAGTGTGGGAAAACCTTCATTCACAGCTCAAACGTCGTCCGGCATCAGCGCATTCACCACGGAGAGAATCCCTATGAGTGCAGAGAATGTGGGAAAGCGTTCAGCCAGAGCTCCAACCTGGTTCAGCACCAGCGGGtccacactggagaaaagccctACACCTGCCAGGAGTGTGGCCGTGCCTTCAGCCGCAGCTCCTTCCTCAGCGAGCACCGGCGcatccacactggagagaagccctatgaGTGCGGTGACTGTGGCCGTGCCTTCAGGGCCCTGTCTGGCTTCTTCCGGCACCAGAGgatccacactggggagaagcctTTCCGCTGTGCCCAGTGCGGCAGGGCCTTCCGCCTGAGCTTTCACCTCATCCAGCACCAGCGGGTTCACGGCATGGAGTGAACGTGCTGTGGGCTGCATGTGGAGTGGAAATCAGTAAATAAGGTTAGAGGGTGGATACAGCACCCTTCACTCTTTGCCTGCGCCCCAGGCTTGTGCACTTTGCTCCACAGGCCTCGGGATGATAAAGCTGTCTTGGTGGTCTACAGGGCTGCCCATGGAGGCCTGCAGTTTGTCTACTGCCGCCTTGCCAGGAGCACcagagagcaaagaggaggctTGGAGAAGGAGCCATGATGGTGACGTGTGCATCTTaagttaatttatttcattttcacagcACTGGGTTCTTTTCCTGACAATTTACATAGGGTGGAATGCATAGACCTTAAGTGTTTGGTTTTAAGGGTTTCAGTAAGTATAACCTGTCTTGACCTTTATGACCACCACACTATCAAGATGTAgactatttccatcaccccaaagagTTTCCTTATGCCCCTTCAAGTCAGCCCTCTCATCCTCAGGCAACCAATGATCTCGTTTCTGTCACTAGTTTTGCTTGTTCTAGAATGTTGTATCAATAGTGATATAATTTAtactattttctgcctttttccctttgcttaatgttttctgagatttatccatgtatcagtagttttcttttttaagtttcctaGCATTTTTGAAAAGTCAAGAATCACTTTCTACCCTGTATCAATGCTGTATGCTTATGTCTGTGTCTTTCTATCGAAGTATCAGCCCCTGTAGCGAGAATTATTTTAGCACAGCCCCAGATACAGGATGTGCACTCCACAAAAAAATACACAGGGGAGTTTATGAAAGATAGGCCTAGAGGAGAGACCATAGGCTTGGCCGGAAGGAGGAGGTATTGAGTCACTTGTTTTCATGCCATTTCAGAGTGTACAGAACTCTTCTCAGGCTCAGGAAGGTAGTATGAGATAAAGCAAGTTTAAGACACTTGTACTTTCAACAAG
This window harbors:
- the ZNF696 gene encoding zinc finger protein 696, which encodes MAQPTSTGAPGEPPGLANTLPAAWERPQRRTGLPVPGLAQPKETATSQPRVASALKRVVPEHQRGARRRRRGARAGGSAPPPWGGPRRGPRGSTCLFPGALPFLHQRRRRPAVPSAGAPNPLPPTSGLDLAAPRGPARRARARRGSAREASQRSAERSPAGAERVHSVNGSAAPPRKRRRRFRRAAGAPGEWRRGGAAALDAGSSKQNPALALRNTTERATLMDTCTAFPARASSGGRASSYAASAAEQGAQSAGLMPLQAALDEGGCHGEAVPGLFQGPPQARQFPDPCGNEKAGQRPRGSPRGLVIYEETGEQNGHTNNVSGSVVTLNAASATSGRGHWKGRLYPCSTCDRSFKCYSDVVKHQSIHSGEKPYECSDCGKAFIHSSHVVRHQRIHNGEKPYVCKECGKAFSQSFNLIRHQRIHTGEKPYECTECGKSFSQRSDAVKHQRIHTGERLYECSECGKTFIHSSNVVRHQRIHHGENPYECRECGKAFSQSSNLVQHQRVHTGEKPYTCQECGRAFSRSSFLSEHRRIHTGEKPYECGDCGRAFRALSGFFRHQRIHTGEKPFRCAQCGRAFRLSFHLIQHQRVHGME